The Solibacillus isronensis genome includes the window GGCTAACGAAGAATCTTTCAAACCGATAATGAATTGGTTGCCCAATGGCGGGAGGGCACGTCGGAATGCCTGCGGAAGAATAATTCTTCTTAATGTCAGAACTTTGGTCATCCCTAAAGAGCGACCTGCCTCCATCTGGCCTTTATCGACTCCTTGGATAGTACCTCGAAGAATCTCAGAAATGTATGCACCATTATGAAGCGCCAAAGCAAGTGATGCAGCCCAAAAATCGGGAAGAAGGAAAATTCCGCTTAGTCCGAAGTAGAGGATAAAGATTTGAACTATTAGCGGTGTTCCGCGAACTAAAAAGACATAAATATCTGAAATGAGTTCTAATACTTTAAATTTAGAAATTTTCATTAACGCAAAGAAAAGCCCGATGACGATACCGATTAAAATGGATACAACCGTCAGCTCCAATGTTAAGAGCATGGCTTTAAGGAAAACATCTTTTGTATCTACTAGTACTTCTAGAAAATGTGAAAAACTTGGCACTGTACCTACGTCCTTTCTTATTTAGAGGATTGAATTATTCAGGTTTTTTTGTAATGTCCTCACCAAAATACTTCATGCTAATCCGAGTAAGTGTTCCATCTTCCCGGAGTTTTTCCAGCGCCTCGTTAACTCGCTTTAATAGGTTAGGGTTATCTTGAGGCAGTACAATCGCTTGTTCACTGCGTTCAATTAACTGCTGACCTTCAACTTTAAACCCTTCTTTTGCAGCATTTTTCCCGGTAACAAAATCGGTGATTACCGCATCATGACGACCGCTGTTTAACGCCTGCAAAGCAGTGATGTCACTGTCATAGGTTTTAACATTATCGGTATACCTGGAGGCTGTATCAGCATAGGTTGATCCTTTAGCTACAGCGACTTCCTTTCCGTCTAAATCATCAACAGTTTTGATTTCACTTTCTGGTCGGGTAAAAATCTGCGGTCCAGAATAATAATAGGGGGTAGAGAAAGCAACATGTTTGCTTCGCTGTGGATTAATCGTGTGGCTGGCAACAGCTACATCTGCACGGCCAGTCTTGACTCCTTCTACTATACCTTTAAACTTGATACGCTTTTGAACCGGTTCAAGACCGAGTTCTTTTGCGATCGCTTCGCCAACTTCGATATCAAAGCCTGACATCGTAAGGTCCTCATTATTTACATAACTAAATGGTTTAAACTCGCCAGATGCAGCAAAAACAAACTGATCTTTATGTATCAGTTCAGATCCGTCGGCAAGCTTTTCCTTCTCCGCACAAGCTGATAAGAAGCAGGCCGCGATAAAACTGAATATCAATATTAACTTTTTTTCCAACCGCATATTACGTATCAACTCCTCTCATGTATTTCTACAATCTTTTTTGCTAAGTATCTTACTAATAAGTGTGAATACCCTTTTAATTCCACTAATAAACAACAAGCGTCATTATTTGTACAAATTCTAACGATTTATTTCAGCTGAAAATGTCGAGTGTTTTTATAATTGCTTTGCTAATATGTATCCATGAAGGAGGGATATGTTGCCAAAAGAATTAAATCAGGTGATTGAATATATTGAAGAACATTTAACCGAGGACTTGTCTCTCGAAAGTATTGCACAGTATGCCGGGGTTTCCGATTACCACTTTAGAACAGTATTTTTTCACCTTTCAGGGATGACTTTAAATGAGTATGTTAAAAACAGAAAACTATCGGAAGCAAATAAGGATTTAATAAATGGAGAAAAGGTAACAGATGTTGCGTTTAAATACGGTTACCAGTCAGTCGACGGTTTTACTAGAGCATTTAAAAAATGGTGTGATTGCTTACCATCGGATGTCATCAAAAAGAAAGTAAGCAAGTCATTTCCTAAACTCACATTCGTTATTACAGTAAAAGGAGGAGTTTCAATGGAATGGAGAATTGAAGATAAACAAGCGTTTAATTTAGCAGGGGTAAGCAAACGTGTACCTATGCAGTTTGAAGGTGTAAATCAGGAAATCGTAAAGCTGGCCCAAAGCATAACGGAAGAACAAAGAAAAGAAATGCGCGCACTGCAAAATACAGAGCCCTTTGAAATTGTGAATGCATCTTATCATGCTGATGAGAATTTCCTTAAAGAAGAAGGGCAGTTAACGCATATGATCGGTGTCTTAACGACTGAAACTGAAGTCAGTGATCGATTAGAAAAAGTGCGAGTTGAAGCATGTACGTGGGCGGTATTTCCGAATGAAGGACCGTTTCCTGCCACATTACAAGAAACAATGGCCAAAATATACTCGGAATGGCTTCCTACTTCCGATTATGAAATTATCCAAGCACCAACTTTTTCGTTTACTAAAATGGATGAAAATAAAAAAGGTTATGCTTACAGTGAAATTTGGCTTCCTGTTCGGAAAAAATAACAGGAAGGATATTCTTATACTAAGGTAGAACAAGTGTAACTGAAGTATAAAGTAGTGGGAGGGGATAGAGTGGTCCTAATCATTCCAAAATGCATGAAATGTGATAATGAAATTAAAGACGATGAATCAGTATTGGTTCAAATGCGTTATCCGAAGCGAAAAGGGTTTACGGAAATCAAAGCTTATTTGAATCTGGAAGGCAAATTTATTTGTGAAAAGTGCTCAACGGAAATTAATATTTAAACAAAGAAAAGTTGCTCCATTGGTAAATGAAACTGGAGCAACTTTTCGTATATTCAGGCAACTTTTTTACATGCTTCTGCACATTTAAAGCACGCTTCCGCACACTTTTGGCAATGGTCATGATCATGTTTTTTGCATTCATTTCCGCATGCTTCACAAATTTTTGCACAAACGGCAGCCAGCTCGGAAATAAACGGGGTACCTCTAGAAATTGCCTGTTCCAAGTAGTTGCAAATATCTGCACATTCTCTGTCCAGACGGATACATTCGGTCATCATCTGAACGTGATCCTCTTTTAAGCATGCGTCAAAACAGTGGTTGCATGCTTCCATACATTCATGTAAAGTTTGCAGCAATTGTTGATGTTGCTCATGTGACATAGTCTATTCCTCCTCATTACAGATTGTCCACTTTAATTTTCCCGTTATTTTGTCCAGTAAACTATCCTAAATAATACTTAAAAAATTGTAAGGTTATCTTATACCTTGCAGGGGTATAATAAATTGGGGAGAAAATTAAAAAAAGGAGAAATGCAGCGATGAAAAAAAAGAGATTAGTAACAGGTGCGCTCGTTTTAAGTACAGCGCTCGTTTTAGCGGCTTGTGGTGGAAATGAAGAAGAGTCAAACTCTATAGAAGAAATGGATCATTCAAATATGGAACACGCCCAAATGGACCATTCAAGTTCAGGTGAAGTACCTGAAGGATTGGCGAATGCGGAAAACCCTACATATCCAGTTGGCAGCGAAGCAATAATTAATGCCGATCATATGGGCGGTATGAATGACGCAACAGCAACCATTACCGGAGCATTTGATACAACTGTTTATATGGTTACGTATACTCCAACAACTGGTGGCGAGCCAGTTGAAGATCACAAATGGGTTATTCATGAAGAGCTTGAAGACGCTGGAGAAGCACCAGTCAATTCCGGTGAAGATGTCGTATTAAATGCGGAACATATGGACGGAATGGATGGTGCGACCGCTACAATCGATTCGGCTGAGCAAACGACCGTATATATGGTGAGCTATAAAGATACTGAAACAGGTGAGGAAGTAACGCATCATAAATGGGTAACAGAGAGTGAACTTTCCCCTGTGGAATAAATTGTGAAAAATAATTATGCCTTAGTTAATAAATAGGTAAGGTCCTTCACATAATGGTGTGAAGGGCTTTTTACATATTGAACAAAGCGGGTAAATTACATGAACTAGCGTATTTAATGTTAAACTCAATAAATAAACATATAGTGAATATAAAAAGACGAATTTTATTATGAGCGATATAGAATCCCTTTAAAAGTAATTGGATCTTGTATTTTTCTTTTAACACTGATGAAGGGAAAGATGATATGGTAAAAGACTTCGAAAAAGTAATGGAAACTCTCTCAAAAATAGATGTATTTTCCAATCCGAACAATGAGCCAGTTACGATTATTGGTGAAGCAGAGAATTTGAAATGTGTAGGAATCGGGACGGACGCGGCAGTTTTTTGGTCCGAACACACCCCGGCGTATGCATTCAAACTATATGCGAAAGATAAATCAGCCAAAGTAATGGTGGAAGAAAGTGTTTACCGGAAGTTAGGCAATTCGCCTTATTTTTCAACCTGTTTTGGTTCGAACGACAATTGCCTCGTATTAAGTTACGAGGAAGGGAAGACGCTATTTGAATGTATCCTTGAAGGCATCCATATTCCGGAACAGGCGATAAATGATGTCGAAGAAGCAAGAGAATATGCGCGCAGTAAGGGCCTGAATCCGCGTGATATTCATTTGAAAAATATACTGCTGCAAAACGGCAGAGCTAAAATAATCGATGTTTCCGAGTATACGATGTCAGGAAATGATTGTCGATGGGAACATTTAAAAAAAGGGTATGAGCAATACTATCATTTAATAGACGGGAAATCCGTGCCGATCGGGGTAGTTGAAACCGTTCGAAAGTGGTATAACAGGCGAGGGAAGAAATCATTGTCATTTGAAGAAATTACAACACCTATTTTAAAACTTTTCTTTAAAAATTGATAAGTTTTTTATGCCAATATACAAATAAAAGCCTCGCATTTTGATGATATATTCATCTGAATGCGTGGCTTATTTAAATAGATCCATTTCGTACTTTTTCAATCAGTGAAGAAATCCATTCACCTTCATTATTAAAACGACTTGTAAAATAGCCGGTTAAAAAATCCCCACCTTCTTTTTTAGAACCTTCCAGCTTAACTTGCATATTCAAACTTGTAATATAATCTCTTTTCTTTTCAAGCTTTTTTAATTTCTCTTCAAGAATTATAATGATTTTCGCACGATCCACAAAGTCCAGATTCATTAAACCTACAATTGTATCTGAAAGGGAATCGGCTTTTTCAAAAAGCTGATAAATTTTGTTCGGAAGCAATGCAAGACCCTGTTCTGTAATGGCGAAAACTTGCTTATCCGGCCGGTTATCTTCTTTAATAATCTCTGTTGGCTCGATAAGTCCTTGTTTTGTCAAAGACTCGAAATGATAATAGAGCTTACTTTCCGTCAGGTTCGCCAATTTATCAAAAGGAATCGGTTCTGACAGCTCTTTTTTTAGTTTATATGGATAACTGCTTTCTTTCGCTAACTTGCTCAATATATAAATTTGGATGGACATAGTATTCTCCTATACTTTATACATTTTAATTTCCGCTACATAAATACAACTCGTGCCTGAAAATAGCACGAGTTGTATTTTTCCTTAGTTTAACAAAGTTATGCGATAACTTCATCCGCTTTTTTTAAAGAAGCTGGTTGTTCAGCCGGTGCATCAACTGGCAGCGGCTTATGGAAGATCCAAACAATAAGGACATTAATAAGCATTGCTCCGACACCTACTGCAGCTAATCCCCATAGGTAAGGGCCAGGGCTGATCGAACCGAACATAATCGCTAAATATGATTGAACCGAATGGTACATCGGTGTAATATAGCTGAACCATTCATATGGTGCGTACATCATATCACGTGGAATTGTTGCGCCATTTGCCAATGTTTGCATTAGCAGAATCGGAATGTTAAGAATCATACCGCCTTCACCAAGGATAAATATTGGAATTGCACAAACATTAAATGCAGCCATATACAATAAAATCTGCTGACCGGCTACAGGCAACAATACTGCCATGTCGACATCTGCAATTGAAAAGGCAACAGTTAATGAAGCAATAGTTGAAAGTACTGCAATCATTAATGCAGTCAATTGTACATACATAAATAATCGTGTTTTGCTCGCTTTACCACGGCTCGCTTTAAATGAACCGACTAACTGCATTCCTGCAATCATTGCACCTACATAACAAGCCATTGTTAAAAACATTGGCAGCATACTGTTATGCATTCCCGTTGGCACATCATTCATAATGACATAGTTTCCAGTGTAGCTGTTTTCGATTTGCGCAGCCATTTCAGCAGCCTGTTCTTCAGGAAGGTTAAAATTCATTAAAATGCCTTGAGCTGTTTGCTGTGAGAAATTTGCACTTAATTCGCTATTAATCTGAGTAACTACAGATGACATAGAAGATGAAACCATTGTTGATGAAGCTTCATTTACTGTGAAATCAATGTTAGTACCTTTACCGCTCTGTGCATCCGCCGAAAAGTTTTCAGGGATATGAATAACTAATGCAAGTTCATTGTGCTCTAAGTCTTTCAGAGCCTGTTTATTTGTTAAGTCTGTTTCGATTGTCTTAAATGGTAAGCTTTCACCTAGCTGACCTGCAATCTGATTGCCAGCTTCGCCTTTGTCGTCATTTACGATGGCAATTTTTAATTCATCCATATTGCCGGGTATTGCTGTATATCCAGGTAAAAAGATTCCGAGCATCGCTACCGCATAAAATATTCCCATAAAAATAGAAGCAATTGCTCCTTGTGATTTTAAAAATTGTTTAAATTTCACGTATTGTTTCCTCTCTTATACAAACATTAATTCGAGTACTCTAATTGAAGTACTTTGCTTTTAGTATTCTATAATATTAATGATTTACCTGTAAAGTAATAAGTTGGTCAGAAATATTACGATAATGTGAACGGTTAGAATGAGCATTTAATTTACCCATGGAAAATATCTGTCATAAAAATTTTAAAAGTTCTGTAACTTTTACACTCTTTTCCAGTCTAATTCAATACAAAGTATGGAAAGGGAGGGGTTTACATGAAAAACGGCAAACTTTTCGGTATAGGGCTTGTCGCGTCACTTGTAGCGGTTTTGGCACTCGGATATTTTATGTTCGCTAAAAATACGGAAGTGCAGGCAACAGGTATTTTATTCGAAGGGGAAACGTATTCAATTACGTTAAAGCAGCCAATTAGGGAAAAAAGTTTAACAGATGGGTCCATTATAGTTGTCGATGAAAACGGCAATAACGCTAAAGTGAACTTTTCAGTTGATAAAGCCGGGACTGCTTTATCTGTCGAAGGGCTTAGCGTAGGGAAGTACACACTCGAAATTAAGCAAACCGCATACGCGAAAAATGCAAAGTCGCAGCAGGAACAGTCAGTAGCACTTGAAGTTGTAAGGAAAGTGGAAAAACTTACTACAACAGAAGATTTAAAAGATTACTTCAGGGCGTTTGTAGCACAAGAAAATGCGGTATCGAGTCGCTTTAATGATATGGTGGTTGAAGAATCGGCGATGTCGATGGAAAACAAAGATTCAGGCAGTGGTGGGCCGAGTCACTCTACAACAAACAACCAGGTTGAAGGGATTGAAGAAGGTGACATTACAATTACGGACGGCCACTCGATTTATACGATTGTCGACAATAAAGTAGTCATTGTTGATGCTAAAACTATGAGTGTAGTAAAGCGTTTAAAGGTTGGCAAAGATATTTATCCATCGCATTTAATGCTGCATAATCAAACATTAATTATCGGATACACACAGTATGTGGAAACACAAAGAGAGCCGTATTATGACGGGAAATCTGTTACGAAAATTGCTTTCTATGATGTGAAAGATGCTAAAAATCCTACATTAGTACGCGAAGTGGGGCATGACGGGGATATTACAAGTCTCCGTAAAACAGGCAGCTATTTGTATGTTGTATCAAGTCGTATGCCGAACTACTGGCTGCTGCAGGAAACACCGGATGTAGAGCTTCGTCCATCTACGTACGATGGGGAAAAGGAAACTGTTATGCCGGTTGATAAAATTCGCATGCTGCCTGAAAGCAATGAA containing:
- a CDS encoding amino acid ABC transporter permease gives rise to the protein MPSFSHFLEVLVDTKDVFLKAMLLTLELTVVSILIGIVIGLFFALMKISKFKVLELISDIYVFLVRGTPLIVQIFILYFGLSGIFLLPDFWAASLALALHNGAYISEILRGTIQGVDKGQMEAGRSLGMTKVLTLRRIILPQAFRRALPPLGNQFIIGLKDSSLAAFISMNELFNVATTLGSNNFDEMTYLLIVAIYYLVLVALLTFLVNRFEKRLAISDR
- a CDS encoding transporter substrate-binding domain-containing protein, yielding MRLEKKLILIFSFIAACFLSACAEKEKLADGSELIHKDQFVFAASGEFKPFSYVNNEDLTMSGFDIEVGEAIAKELGLEPVQKRIKFKGIVEGVKTGRADVAVASHTINPQRSKHVAFSTPYYYSGPQIFTRPESEIKTVDDLDGKEVAVAKGSTYADTASRYTDNVKTYDSDITALQALNSGRHDAVITDFVTGKNAAKEGFKVEGQQLIERSEQAIVLPQDNPNLLKRVNEALEKLREDGTLTRISMKYFGEDITKKPE
- a CDS encoding AraC family transcriptional regulator produces the protein MPKELNQVIEYIEEHLTEDLSLESIAQYAGVSDYHFRTVFFHLSGMTLNEYVKNRKLSEANKDLINGEKVTDVAFKYGYQSVDGFTRAFKKWCDCLPSDVIKKKVSKSFPKLTFVITVKGGVSMEWRIEDKQAFNLAGVSKRVPMQFEGVNQEIVKLAQSITEEQRKEMRALQNTEPFEIVNASYHADENFLKEEGQLTHMIGVLTTETEVSDRLEKVRVEACTWAVFPNEGPFPATLQETMAKIYSEWLPTSDYEIIQAPTFSFTKMDENKKGYAYSEIWLPVRKK
- a CDS encoding Fe3+ hydroxamate ABC transporter substrate-binding protein, producing MVLIIPKCMKCDNEIKDDESVLVQMRYPKRKGFTEIKAYLNLEGKFICEKCSTEINI
- a CDS encoding four-helix bundle copper-binding protein, producing MSHEQHQQLLQTLHECMEACNHCFDACLKEDHVQMMTECIRLDRECADICNYLEQAISRGTPFISELAAVCAKICEACGNECKKHDHDHCQKCAEACFKCAEACKKVA
- a CDS encoding YdhK family protein, with product MKKKRLVTGALVLSTALVLAACGGNEEESNSIEEMDHSNMEHAQMDHSSSGEVPEGLANAENPTYPVGSEAIINADHMGGMNDATATITGAFDTTVYMVTYTPTTGGEPVEDHKWVIHEELEDAGEAPVNSGEDVVLNAEHMDGMDGATATIDSAEQTTVYMVSYKDTETGEEVTHHKWVTESELSPVE
- a CDS encoding serine/threonine protein kinase, whose translation is MVKDFEKVMETLSKIDVFSNPNNEPVTIIGEAENLKCVGIGTDAAVFWSEHTPAYAFKLYAKDKSAKVMVEESVYRKLGNSPYFSTCFGSNDNCLVLSYEEGKTLFECILEGIHIPEQAINDVEEAREYARSKGLNPRDIHLKNILLQNGRAKIIDVSEYTMSGNDCRWEHLKKGYEQYYHLIDGKSVPIGVVETVRKWYNRRGKKSLSFEEITTPILKLFFKN
- a CDS encoding PadR family transcriptional regulator, with translation MSIQIYILSKLAKESSYPYKLKKELSEPIPFDKLANLTESKLYYHFESLTKQGLIEPTEIIKEDNRPDKQVFAITEQGLALLPNKIYQLFEKADSLSDTIVGLMNLDFVDRAKIIIILEEKLKKLEKKRDYITSLNMQVKLEGSKKEGGDFLTGYFTSRFNNEGEWISSLIEKVRNGSI
- a CDS encoding YhgE/Pip domain-containing protein codes for the protein MKFKQFLKSQGAIASIFMGIFYAVAMLGIFLPGYTAIPGNMDELKIAIVNDDKGEAGNQIAGQLGESLPFKTIETDLTNKQALKDLEHNELALVIHIPENFSADAQSGKGTNIDFTVNEASSTMVSSSMSSVVTQINSELSANFSQQTAQGILMNFNLPEEQAAEMAAQIENSYTGNYVIMNDVPTGMHNSMLPMFLTMACYVGAMIAGMQLVGSFKASRGKASKTRLFMYVQLTALMIAVLSTIASLTVAFSIADVDMAVLLPVAGQQILLYMAAFNVCAIPIFILGEGGMILNIPILLMQTLANGATIPRDMMYAPYEWFSYITPMYHSVQSYLAIMFGSISPGPYLWGLAAVGVGAMLINVLIVWIFHKPLPVDAPAEQPASLKKADEVIA